One region of Amycolatopsis sp. cg9 genomic DNA includes:
- a CDS encoding L,D-transpeptidase family protein translates to MSQTLRLAEHSTPPGVPRPDDRQPPALPVATWSSTIASAPRDQALPDRPLPVRLRPRTPIPVHRVPGGEAFAVLPVQAHPGMPTWLPVVDERHGWAQVLLPVRPDGAVGWLRLDDRVETVDHPTHITVDTAARSVTLHHGRNLVTWPAGVGRPTSPTPRGRTFVLGEIRPDRGLVDRAVLLASHMSTHLAWGARMAAVGLHTWPGAAQGLSSTDGSVVVPPDAVPVLAVCATPGTAVLIR, encoded by the coding sequence GTGAGCCAAACCCTGCGCCTGGCCGAACACTCCACCCCGCCGGGCGTGCCGCGCCCCGACGACCGGCAACCGCCCGCGTTGCCCGTGGCGACCTGGTCGTCCACCATCGCGTCCGCGCCCCGCGACCAGGCGCTGCCCGACCGCCCGCTGCCCGTCCGCCTCCGGCCACGCACGCCCATCCCGGTCCACCGCGTGCCCGGCGGCGAAGCGTTCGCCGTGCTCCCGGTGCAGGCCCATCCCGGCATGCCCACCTGGCTGCCGGTCGTCGACGAGCGACACGGCTGGGCACAAGTGCTGCTGCCGGTCCGCCCGGACGGCGCCGTCGGCTGGCTGCGCCTGGACGACCGTGTCGAGACGGTCGATCACCCGACCCACATCACGGTCGACACCGCAGCGCGCTCGGTCACCCTGCACCACGGCCGCAACCTGGTGACCTGGCCCGCCGGAGTCGGACGCCCCACCAGCCCGACCCCACGTGGTCGCACCTTCGTCCTCGGCGAGATTCGGCCCGACCGCGGCTTGGTCGATCGCGCTGTGCTGCTGGCCAGCCACATGAGCACCCACCTGGCTTGGGGTGCCCGGATGGCTGCGGTCGGGCTGCACACCTGGCCGGGCGCGGCCCAGGGACTGTCCTCCACCGACGGATCGGTGGTTGTGCCGCCCGACGCCGTCCCGGTGCTGGCCGTGTGCGCTACCCCCGGCACCGCCGTGCTCATCCGGTAG
- a CDS encoding bifunctional DNA primase/polymerase has protein sequence MNDVQASLAAPDPAALIERGLAVFPLPPGGKAAPKGWQHTVTRDLRQVRATWPAGSNIGIACRASNIVGIDLDRHTGGGANAGVDGVEVFTALCARWGMKRPVTLETRTGNNGRHLLLRVPRGLIVPSVSGGRSRLGPGIDIRGPGLRIGGYLVGPGSIVDGREYAVEVDSPIAMLPGWIAALIGRRTR, from the coding sequence ATGAACGACGTCCAGGCAAGCCTGGCCGCGCCCGACCCGGCCGCGCTCATCGAGCGCGGCCTGGCGGTCTTCCCCTTGCCGCCCGGCGGCAAGGCGGCCCCGAAGGGCTGGCAGCACACGGTTACCCGCGACCTCAGGCAGGTTCGCGCGACCTGGCCGGCCGGATCGAACATCGGCATCGCCTGCCGCGCTTCGAACATCGTGGGTATCGACCTTGACCGGCACACCGGCGGAGGCGCCAACGCCGGCGTCGACGGCGTCGAGGTCTTCACCGCGTTGTGCGCGCGCTGGGGCATGAAACGGCCCGTGACACTGGAAACCCGCACCGGCAACAACGGCCGGCACCTGTTGTTGCGGGTCCCGCGCGGCCTGATCGTTCCCTCAGTGTCGGGAGGCCGCTCCCGGCTCGGACCGGGCATCGACATCCGCGGCCCGGGTCTCAGGATCGGCGGCTACCTGGTCGGTCCCGGCTCGATCGTCGACGGCCGCGAGTACGCCGTCGAGGTGGACTCGCCGATCGCGATGCTGCCCGGTTGGATAGCCGCGCTGATCGGCAGGAGGACGCGGTGA
- a CDS encoding DUF3307 domain-containing protein: MSTSTDRAVVLLLSWLGGLAGHYSGDYLVQRDCDAQRKQERNAAGRRALLRHVVTYALSLAGTRAVAYRVARTRVPLRAQVIAAVVEAVLHALIDDGRLLRRYAELVGKTRFHELADQGINGRSLLDQAAHLGVQLPIGAAMTAVVAGLATSSAGPLDLVPAPEPAGGDRSRNGETAALGQIRSVSKCADLE, translated from the coding sequence ATGAGCACTTCGACAGATCGGGCGGTCGTCCTGCTGCTGAGCTGGCTGGGCGGCCTCGCCGGTCACTACAGCGGCGACTACCTCGTCCAGCGCGACTGCGACGCGCAGCGCAAGCAGGAGCGCAACGCGGCCGGGCGGCGGGCGCTCCTGCGGCACGTGGTCACGTACGCGCTGAGCCTGGCCGGCACCCGCGCCGTGGCGTATCGGGTGGCCCGAACGCGGGTGCCGTTGCGCGCGCAGGTGATCGCCGCGGTCGTCGAGGCGGTGCTGCACGCGCTCATCGACGACGGCCGGCTGCTGCGCCGCTACGCCGAGCTCGTCGGCAAGACGCGGTTCCACGAGCTCGCCGACCAGGGGATCAACGGACGATCATTGCTCGACCAGGCGGCTCATCTCGGTGTGCAGCTGCCGATCGGCGCGGCCATGACCGCGGTGGTGGCCGGGCTGGCGACGTCGTCAGCCGGACCGCTGGACCTCGTCCCAGCTCCAGAGCCCGCGGGAGGGGATCGGAGCCGGAACGGGGAGACTGCTGCGCTGGGTCAGATCAGATCGGTGTCGAAGTGCGCGGACCTCGAGTAG
- a CDS encoding MFS transporter, which produces MTTEAAGYRSVFAVAQFRRLWVAHVLSVAGDQLARVALTVLVYDRTRSSGLAALTYALTYLPDLVGGAALGGLADHFPRRTVMVCADLGRGVMVALMAVPGVPLLVQVALLAVVQLLAVPFSSARQAVLPDILTGDELAVGIGVLSMTYQAGLVLGFGGGAAVVAGLGTSGALWVDAATFAVSAAVIRFGLTAHAPPREHAAGEGQWAKIRAGWRVVARDARLRSLLTLACCSGWYVVPEGLAVPYAAQLGVGSAAIGWLLAANPLGMVAGMLLLKRLAPDRRLRLLGPLAVATSLVLLPTGWGPGVVVSVVLWAVSGACSAHNIIIQSTYVATAPAEMRGRAVGLAMAALRAAQGVAIVLAGLLAQLLPPSLVIAAAAAAGVLMAAAAAAAWRRAASSAPSLPARNEADDLGQ; this is translated from the coding sequence ATGACGACCGAGGCGGCGGGCTACCGGAGTGTGTTCGCGGTGGCGCAGTTCCGCCGGTTGTGGGTCGCGCACGTGCTGTCGGTGGCCGGGGACCAGCTGGCTCGGGTCGCGCTCACGGTGCTCGTGTACGACAGGACCCGGTCGTCGGGCCTGGCCGCACTCACCTACGCGTTGACGTACTTGCCCGATCTCGTCGGCGGCGCGGCGCTGGGTGGACTGGCCGACCACTTCCCGCGCCGGACCGTGATGGTTTGCGCCGATCTCGGGCGCGGCGTCATGGTCGCGCTCATGGCGGTGCCGGGTGTGCCGCTGCTGGTGCAGGTCGCGCTGCTCGCCGTCGTGCAGTTGCTGGCCGTGCCGTTCTCGAGCGCGCGGCAGGCAGTGCTGCCGGACATCCTGACCGGAGACGAGCTCGCCGTCGGGATCGGCGTGCTGTCGATGACCTACCAGGCTGGGCTCGTGCTGGGGTTCGGCGGTGGCGCCGCGGTGGTCGCCGGGCTGGGGACGTCCGGGGCGTTGTGGGTCGACGCGGCTACGTTCGCCGTCTCCGCCGCGGTGATCCGGTTCGGGCTGACCGCGCACGCGCCGCCGCGCGAGCACGCGGCCGGCGAGGGGCAGTGGGCGAAGATCCGGGCCGGTTGGCGGGTGGTGGCCAGAGACGCCCGGCTGCGGTCGTTGCTGACGTTGGCATGTTGCTCGGGCTGGTACGTCGTGCCGGAGGGCCTGGCCGTGCCCTACGCCGCGCAGCTGGGCGTCGGCTCCGCCGCGATCGGGTGGCTGCTCGCGGCCAACCCGCTGGGGATGGTGGCCGGCATGCTGCTGTTGAAGCGGCTGGCTCCGGATCGCCGGCTGCGACTGCTCGGCCCGTTGGCGGTGGCGACCAGCCTGGTGCTGCTGCCGACCGGCTGGGGCCCGGGAGTCGTGGTCAGCGTCGTGCTGTGGGCGGTGTCGGGCGCGTGCTCGGCGCACAACATCATCATCCAGTCCACCTACGTGGCGACCGCGCCGGCGGAGATGCGCGGGCGCGCGGTCGGGCTGGCGATGGCCGCCCTGCGGGCAGCGCAGGGCGTGGCCATCGTGCTGGCCGGGCTACTGGCCCAGCTGCTGCCGCCCTCGCTGGTGATCGCCGCGGCCGCGGCCGCCGGCGTGCTCATGGCCGCCGCGGCCGCGGCGGCGTGGAGACGTGCGGCCTCGTCCGCGCCGTCACTCCCGGCGCGGAACGAGGCCGACGACCTCGGGCAGTGA
- a CDS encoding helix-turn-helix domain-containing protein has product MRGQASFDGEAMKRIREAAPRHDRERPGLSLDELAAGVGTTRRQLIKYEQGAATPEPARIAQLAAALGCEIRDLTIGETAAADLAALRRGAGLTQRAAVTRLRPLLTRPQLRVSSWLLAETEAGRLPTTWSSPESRARVAAALAAAYDQPADRIEAVLPAAPAAAAVPTTIEPQAVVAYPLVKSAVDTWYARCPSCELVASPTSVSYRMNLDRSVDWTVPATLRCSQCGTEHQVTPFDLLPHDSEITCPRATCGKVTQVPAEAVEVVCEHCGLCPPGPAALVDPQLANVASHVRYGHTLKMQAAVQAAKANNALTGGSATFPFLLDPGDQ; this is encoded by the coding sequence ATGCGAGGGCAGGCCAGTTTCGACGGCGAAGCGATGAAGCGCATCCGCGAGGCGGCACCGCGGCACGACCGCGAGCGCCCTGGGCTTTCGCTCGACGAGCTCGCCGCCGGAGTCGGCACCACCCGGCGCCAGCTCATCAAGTACGAGCAGGGCGCCGCGACTCCGGAGCCGGCGCGCATCGCGCAGCTGGCCGCCGCGCTCGGGTGCGAGATCCGGGACCTGACCATCGGCGAGACCGCCGCGGCCGACCTCGCCGCTCTTCGCCGCGGCGCTGGCCTCACCCAGCGGGCCGCCGTGACGCGCCTGCGGCCGCTGCTCACCCGCCCGCAGCTGCGCGTCTCGAGCTGGCTGCTCGCCGAAACCGAAGCCGGACGCCTTCCGACGACCTGGAGCTCGCCGGAAAGCCGCGCCCGCGTCGCGGCCGCCCTGGCCGCCGCCTACGACCAGCCCGCCGACCGGATCGAGGCCGTACTGCCAGCCGCCCCAGCGGCCGCCGCGGTGCCGACGACGATCGAGCCGCAGGCGGTCGTCGCCTACCCGCTGGTCAAAAGCGCTGTGGACACCTGGTACGCCCGGTGCCCGTCCTGCGAGCTGGTGGCCTCGCCGACCTCGGTCTCCTACCGAATGAACCTCGACCGCAGCGTGGACTGGACCGTGCCGGCGACCCTGCGCTGCTCCCAATGCGGCACCGAGCACCAGGTGACGCCGTTCGACCTGCTGCCGCACGACAGCGAGATCACCTGCCCGCGAGCCACCTGCGGCAAGGTCACCCAGGTGCCGGCTGAAGCGGTCGAGGTCGTCTGCGAGCACTGCGGCCTGTGCCCACCGGGCCCCGCTGCCCTCGTCGATCCGCAGCTGGCCAACGTCGCCAGCCACGTCCGGTACGGCCACACGTTGAAGATGCAGGCCGCGGTCCAGGCCGCGAAGGCGAACAACGCCTTGACCGGCGGATCCGCCACGTTCCCGTTCCTGCTCGATCCCGGCGATCAGTAG
- a CDS encoding amidohydrolase has protein sequence MAGAPTEVHQRIDTEVARMSAALIDLSRDLHAHPELAMQETRAVQRLLTFLADDFEVTQPYGGLNTAFRADAGDATPVIAFLAEYDALPGIGHGCGHNLIAAGAVGAATALRRAAPEIPGTVACIGTPGEEGAGGKVLLLEAGAFADIDAALMFHPSDRTWPIRHATASVHLTLEWHGVAAHAAGSPQDGRSALAAVIQFFTGVDALRQFVPETSRMHGIIADGGQAANVIPDYTRAEFTVRAATTAELDDLRERVIAVAHAAAAATGTTVSITAGLVYRERKNNHTIADRVAHHLRRQGVTVDQPVLRGGTGSSDIGNVSLALPAIHPYIQVMDAGTPTHSRAMAEAVIQPRAHTAMTQMATALACAGADLLADPDLFAQVRDEFATRGPDLAAG, from the coding sequence ATGGCCGGCGCCCCGACCGAGGTACACCAGCGCATCGACACCGAAGTCGCGCGGATGTCCGCCGCGCTGATCGACCTCAGCCGCGACCTGCACGCACATCCCGAGCTGGCGATGCAGGAAACCCGCGCGGTCCAGCGGCTGCTCACGTTCCTCGCCGACGACTTCGAGGTGACTCAGCCCTACGGTGGCCTGAACACCGCTTTCCGCGCCGACGCCGGCGACGCGACCCCGGTGATCGCCTTCCTCGCCGAGTACGACGCGCTGCCGGGCATCGGCCACGGCTGCGGACACAACCTGATCGCCGCCGGCGCGGTCGGTGCGGCCACAGCGCTACGCCGCGCAGCGCCCGAGATACCGGGCACCGTCGCGTGCATCGGTACGCCCGGCGAAGAAGGCGCCGGCGGCAAGGTGCTCCTGCTCGAAGCCGGAGCGTTCGCCGACATCGACGCGGCCCTGATGTTCCACCCCTCCGACCGGACCTGGCCGATCCGGCACGCCACCGCCTCGGTGCACCTGACCCTGGAATGGCACGGCGTCGCCGCCCACGCCGCCGGCAGCCCGCAAGACGGCCGATCAGCGCTCGCCGCGGTGATCCAGTTCTTCACCGGCGTCGACGCCCTGCGCCAGTTCGTCCCGGAGACCAGCCGGATGCACGGCATCATCGCCGACGGCGGCCAGGCCGCCAACGTCATCCCCGACTACACCCGCGCCGAGTTCACCGTCCGCGCCGCCACCACGGCCGAGCTCGACGACCTGCGCGAGCGCGTCATCGCCGTCGCCCACGCCGCGGCCGCGGCGACCGGGACCACCGTCAGCATCACCGCCGGCCTGGTCTACCGCGAGCGCAAGAACAACCACACCATCGCCGACCGCGTCGCTCACCACCTGCGTCGCCAAGGCGTCACCGTCGATCAGCCCGTGCTGCGTGGCGGCACCGGTTCCTCCGACATCGGCAACGTCTCGCTCGCCCTGCCCGCGATCCACCCGTACATCCAGGTCATGGATGCCGGGACGCCGACGCACTCCCGCGCGATGGCCGAGGCCGTCATCCAGCCACGCGCCCACACCGCGATGACGCAGATGGCCACCGCGCTGGCCTGCGCCGGCGCTGACCTACTCGCCGATCCAGACCTGTTCGCCCAGGTGCGGGACGAGTTCGCTACGCGAGGCCCAGACCTCGCCGCCGGGTGA
- a CDS encoding DUF3145 family protein encodes MGDWTSGAATIHACPPHRVRTVLDTLAEYDLAYDDAEDNTTLHVGEWYTATEFRCASATDVAHQLINHAPEVAFTVYEEPAYEWIGTTCTYVPELGLFTAGCDTDGDPLLPQKHVLELEGKPDDVRQQGLGVPWLTAIADMPAGPVVEPPRFATHWDRRHGDVVVVAAAQDGGDLAFPAPATPADVDKALAERGFQRVDDWSALDETAQLWRADVYRPADGTDDTAQIHLQF; translated from the coding sequence ATGGGCGACTGGACTTCCGGAGCCGCCACCATCCACGCCTGCCCACCGCACCGCGTGCGCACTGTGCTCGACACCCTCGCCGAGTACGACCTGGCCTACGACGACGCCGAGGACAACACGACCCTGCACGTGGGCGAGTGGTACACCGCCACCGAATTCCGGTGCGCGAGCGCCACCGACGTGGCGCACCAGCTGATCAATCACGCCCCCGAGGTCGCGTTCACCGTCTACGAGGAACCGGCCTACGAGTGGATCGGCACGACCTGCACCTACGTGCCGGAACTCGGCCTGTTCACCGCGGGCTGCGACACCGACGGCGATCCGCTGCTCCCCCAGAAACACGTGCTGGAGCTCGAAGGCAAACCCGACGACGTCCGCCAGCAGGGGCTCGGCGTGCCGTGGCTGACCGCGATCGCCGACATGCCGGCCGGGCCCGTGGTCGAGCCGCCGCGGTTCGCCACGCACTGGGATCGCCGCCACGGCGACGTGGTCGTCGTCGCGGCCGCCCAGGACGGCGGTGACCTTGCGTTCCCCGCCCCCGCCACGCCAGCCGACGTCGACAAGGCGCTGGCCGAGCGCGGATTCCAGCGCGTCGACGACTGGTCGGCGCTGGACGAGACCGCCCAGCTCTGGCGCGCCGACGTCTACCGGCCCGCGGACGGAACCGACGACACCGCGCAGATCCACCTCCAGTTCTGA
- a CDS encoding tyrosine-type recombinase/integrase yields MSTEVELRRDRGPEVARPGEVTLASAASLVLPPPAPDERYHLRGLTELWAAKVAGAESAHTRRSYETGLAQWLDYCLRSRVDPLAARRADVDDWLATHLNSKNPQTVNARLAAVGSWYGYLLDNDIDVRDPTARVKRPKRQRAKSKTTYLDEDELNALLAEADRRLEHAKPLGGLALEIAARDVSVLRTLYTTAVRSGAVQLATVPDVRLVQDGHRVLRFHGKGDGGETTDRLKPLVPYAATAVDFYLELVAERLGVPVDELDGLAFSTTPYQGRPGGRGLRSDALAEMIRTIAAAAGIAPAKAAKLTPHSLRHTAATLLGKTKTLAEVQDFLDHADPRTTRTYLHTDQSLNASLAYSTMSFIHVPPVQAA; encoded by the coding sequence GTGAGCACCGAGGTCGAGCTGCGGCGGGACCGCGGGCCGGAGGTCGCCCGGCCGGGCGAGGTCACGCTCGCCAGCGCGGCCAGCCTGGTGCTGCCGCCGCCGGCCCCGGACGAGCGCTACCACCTGCGCGGGCTGACCGAGCTGTGGGCGGCCAAAGTCGCCGGCGCCGAGTCCGCGCACACCCGCCGCTCCTACGAGACCGGGCTGGCGCAGTGGCTGGACTACTGCCTGCGCAGCCGCGTCGACCCGCTCGCGGCCCGCCGCGCCGACGTAGACGACTGGCTGGCCACCCACCTGAACAGCAAGAACCCGCAGACCGTCAACGCACGGCTGGCCGCGGTCGGCTCCTGGTACGGCTACCTGCTCGACAACGACATCGACGTCCGCGACCCCACCGCCCGGGTCAAGCGCCCCAAGCGGCAGCGCGCGAAGTCCAAGACGACGTACCTGGACGAGGACGAGCTCAACGCGCTGCTGGCCGAGGCCGACCGTCGCCTGGAACACGCGAAGCCGCTCGGCGGGCTCGCGCTGGAGATCGCCGCCCGCGACGTCTCGGTGCTGCGCACGCTCTACACGACCGCCGTCCGATCCGGAGCGGTCCAGCTGGCCACCGTCCCGGACGTCCGCCTGGTCCAGGACGGGCACCGGGTCCTTCGCTTCCACGGTAAGGGCGACGGCGGGGAGACCACCGACCGGCTCAAGCCGCTGGTCCCCTACGCGGCCACCGCCGTCGACTTCTACCTCGAGCTCGTCGCCGAACGCCTCGGCGTGCCCGTCGACGAGCTCGACGGCCTGGCCTTCAGCACCACGCCGTATCAAGGCCGGCCCGGCGGCCGCGGACTACGGTCGGACGCGCTCGCCGAGATGATCCGCACTATCGCCGCCGCGGCGGGCATCGCCCCGGCCAAGGCCGCCAAGCTCACCCCGCACTCGCTTCGGCACACCGCGGCTACCCTGCTCGGCAAGACGAAGACGCTGGCCGAGGTACAGGACTTCCTCGACCACGCCGACCCGAGGACAACCCGGACGTACCTGCACACCGACCAGTCGCTCAACGCTTCGCTCGCCTACAGCACGATGTCGTTCATCCACGTCCCGCCTGTTCAGGCGGCGTAA
- a CDS encoding replication protein RepA yields MARSKTTDLERAREAAAIWEANQQGHQDIGYLPRVMAQVSLPYNRPKPGTLVWSRRNGDTELLLTPRIVTDGPNGKAGTPMFPFGSYPRLLVAWLATQAVRTNGAVIPLGDTAKGFLSELGIGNTGGSSGPAGRFREQALNLLESSFTINVTRAGHDEGHRFLVASHWDLYWGKPGPDGQIAMMPSTIVLSDEFYRYVRASPVPVDWAIMRWLGAAMAMDLYVWLTYRFSYLQEPSLVPWLALRAQLGSDYADDVKGMANFRKAVVAAMASVRAIYPEASVRVTKDGLLLTPSRTSVPLRGLRAITAGA; encoded by the coding sequence GTGGCGCGCAGCAAAACCACCGACCTGGAACGGGCGCGAGAAGCTGCTGCCATCTGGGAGGCCAACCAACAAGGCCACCAGGACATCGGGTACCTGCCGCGGGTCATGGCGCAGGTGTCGTTGCCCTACAACCGGCCCAAGCCCGGGACGCTGGTGTGGAGCCGACGCAACGGCGACACCGAACTCCTGCTGACCCCGCGCATCGTCACCGACGGTCCGAACGGCAAGGCCGGAACGCCGATGTTCCCCTTCGGGTCCTACCCGCGGCTCCTCGTCGCCTGGCTGGCCACTCAGGCCGTGCGCACGAACGGGGCGGTGATTCCCCTCGGCGACACCGCGAAGGGGTTCCTGTCCGAACTCGGCATCGGCAACACCGGCGGCTCCAGCGGCCCGGCCGGCCGGTTCCGCGAGCAAGCGTTGAACCTGCTCGAGTCGTCGTTCACCATCAACGTCACCCGGGCCGGGCACGACGAGGGGCACCGGTTCCTGGTGGCCTCGCATTGGGACCTGTACTGGGGAAAACCCGGCCCGGACGGCCAGATCGCGATGATGCCCTCGACCATCGTGCTCTCGGACGAGTTCTACCGGTACGTTCGCGCGAGCCCGGTGCCCGTCGACTGGGCGATCATGCGATGGCTCGGCGCGGCGATGGCTATGGACCTCTACGTGTGGCTGACCTACCGGTTCAGCTACCTGCAAGAACCGTCCCTGGTGCCGTGGCTGGCTCTGCGCGCCCAGCTCGGCAGCGACTACGCCGACGACGTGAAGGGCATGGCGAACTTCCGCAAAGCGGTCGTCGCCGCCATGGCCTCGGTGCGCGCGATCTACCCGGAGGCCAGCGTCAGGGTCACCAAGGACGGCCTGCTCCTCACACCGAGCCGCACATCGGTCCCGCTCCGCGGACTGCGCGCCATCACGGCCGGGGCGTAG
- a CDS encoding MFS transporter produces the protein MITAPTRRGLATAAHRIPPLTGPILATFCVGTSGHAVAGLLPSLIAELHTSGVVAAQLATVFAAICGLAGPLLAVATGSWERRQLLAVCLLTLSAGDLLVAAAPTYTLLVAGRVLTALGAALTTATAVGLAARTVAPTRSSPAIARTLTGLTLSLLLGVPGAAAVASVAGFRIAMALIAALCAGAAVVVAATAPTAAAPPEQGLRERLAAAARPGVAGVLGGGILTWTSTGAVYPYLALLLGTHRGSGVPIGVYLAAYGLGAVIGTLAAGHLIDRFGPRAVLLGGSGSAAAALFLLDPATANPVTTLLVVAAWGAAAWSAAPPLNAWLSDLGDNRTTPLLLSLGGGIVYLGMGIGGVLGGALTDHAGPTWLPMAAAALALAGCLPLSAARTSPAIRSH, from the coding sequence ATGATCACCGCGCCCACGCGACGCGGCCTGGCAACGGCAGCCCACCGGATCCCGCCGCTGACCGGCCCCATTCTGGCCACCTTCTGCGTGGGCACGAGCGGGCACGCCGTCGCCGGGCTCCTGCCCTCCCTCATCGCCGAACTGCACACCTCCGGCGTGGTCGCGGCCCAGCTGGCCACCGTGTTCGCCGCCATCTGCGGACTGGCTGGCCCCCTGCTCGCCGTCGCCACCGGCAGTTGGGAACGGCGTCAACTCCTGGCCGTCTGCCTGCTCACCCTCAGCGCCGGAGACCTCCTCGTGGCCGCCGCGCCGACCTACACGCTCCTGGTCGCAGGCCGGGTGCTGACCGCTCTGGGCGCGGCGCTGACCACCGCCACCGCGGTGGGCCTGGCCGCACGCACAGTCGCACCCACCCGGAGCTCCCCCGCGATCGCCCGCACCTTGACCGGGCTGACCCTGTCGCTGCTGCTCGGGGTTCCCGGCGCCGCCGCGGTCGCCAGCGTCGCCGGGTTCCGGATCGCCATGGCACTGATCGCCGCGCTGTGCGCCGGCGCGGCGGTCGTCGTCGCGGCCACCGCCCCGACCGCCGCCGCCCCGCCCGAGCAGGGCCTGCGTGAGCGGCTGGCCGCCGCCGCGAGGCCCGGCGTCGCCGGCGTCCTGGGCGGCGGCATCCTCACCTGGACCAGCACCGGCGCGGTCTACCCCTACCTCGCGCTGCTGCTGGGAACTCACCGCGGCAGCGGCGTGCCGATCGGCGTCTACCTGGCCGCCTACGGCCTCGGCGCGGTCATCGGAACCCTCGCCGCCGGTCACCTGATCGACCGGTTCGGCCCCCGTGCCGTCCTGCTCGGTGGCAGCGGCAGCGCGGCCGCGGCGCTGTTCCTGCTCGACCCCGCCACCGCCAATCCCGTCACCACGCTGCTCGTCGTTGCCGCGTGGGGAGCGGCGGCGTGGTCGGCGGCCCCGCCGCTGAACGCATGGCTGTCCGACCTCGGCGACAACCGGACCACGCCGCTGTTGCTGTCCCTCGGCGGCGGCATCGTCTACCTCGGCATGGGCATCGGCGGTGTCCTCGGCGGCGCCCTCACCGACCACGCCGGCCCCACCTGGCTGCCCATGGCCGCCGCGGCCCTGGCACTCGCCGGCTGCCTGCCGCTCAGCGCCGCCCGCACGAGCCCGGCCATCCGGTCCCACTGA
- a CDS encoding GGDEF domain-containing protein, with protein sequence MQGRIGRPYRWVTGLALWQVPSHVRTYVLAVYGVAIAAATSTAFLMPVTRLDLLRFGVLALCAVVYIEFTRRIERQREYWRGSTAPYLDTKSVWSFAAVLVLPPVMASAMVVLTYAVAWWRIWPHERPVPLYRWAFSGATVVCGTQAAVAVLALGMHHYPGVPDAAVPAGLIDLVVVAAAAALRWLVNASMVMAAILISNAKADIRDLFRNFAEHLSEAGTMGLGVVAATLVVGHPVVLAGVVVALVAMHRSLLLHQFQHKARTDTKTGLATAGWWRELAEQALARAQDRDGTLGVMLVDLDHFKTINDKRGGHLVGDQVLAAVGDALREETREQDICGRFGGDELAIVIPDVSSPRNLLAVAERIRRRIHSVVVEIPGEDGQGPLELTGLTVSIGATLFPAPDVEDIDDLLRRADTALYEAKEGGRDRTCLSPSPTPIPTQAAGS encoded by the coding sequence GTGCAGGGGCGGATCGGAAGACCATACAGATGGGTCACGGGCCTAGCCCTGTGGCAGGTCCCGTCGCACGTGCGCACCTACGTCCTGGCCGTCTACGGCGTCGCCATCGCGGCGGCCACTTCGACGGCCTTCCTGATGCCGGTCACCCGCCTCGACCTGCTGCGCTTCGGCGTGCTGGCCCTGTGCGCCGTGGTCTACATCGAGTTCACCCGCCGCATTGAACGCCAACGCGAGTACTGGCGCGGGAGCACCGCGCCGTACCTGGACACCAAGAGCGTGTGGAGCTTCGCCGCGGTGCTGGTGCTGCCGCCGGTGATGGCGTCGGCGATGGTCGTGCTGACCTACGCGGTCGCGTGGTGGCGGATCTGGCCGCACGAGCGCCCGGTCCCGCTCTACCGCTGGGCGTTCAGCGGCGCCACCGTCGTGTGCGGCACCCAGGCCGCCGTCGCGGTCCTCGCGCTCGGGATGCACCACTACCCCGGCGTCCCGGACGCCGCGGTGCCGGCCGGGCTGATCGACCTCGTCGTGGTCGCCGCGGCCGCCGCGCTGCGCTGGCTGGTCAACGCGTCGATGGTGATGGCCGCGATCCTGATCAGCAACGCGAAAGCCGACATCCGCGACCTGTTCCGCAACTTCGCCGAGCACCTGTCCGAGGCCGGCACGATGGGCCTCGGCGTGGTGGCGGCCACCCTGGTCGTCGGTCACCCGGTCGTGCTGGCCGGCGTTGTCGTCGCCCTGGTCGCCATGCACCGCAGCCTGTTGCTGCACCAGTTCCAGCACAAGGCGCGCACCGACACGAAGACCGGGCTGGCGACCGCCGGCTGGTGGCGCGAGCTCGCCGAACAGGCGCTCGCCCGCGCTCAGGACCGCGACGGCACGCTGGGCGTGATGCTGGTTGACCTGGACCACTTCAAGACCATCAACGACAAGCGCGGCGGACACCTCGTCGGCGACCAGGTCCTCGCCGCGGTTGGCGACGCATTGCGCGAGGAAACCCGTGAACAGGACATTTGCGGCCGTTTCGGCGGTGACGAGCTCGCGATCGTGATCCCCGATGTCAGCTCGCCGCGCAACCTGCTCGCGGTCGCCGAACGCATCCGGCGCCGTATCCACTCGGTGGTCGTGGAGATCCCCGGCGAGGACGGCCAGGGCCCGCTCGAGCTCACCGGTCTGACGGTGTCGATCGGCGCCACCCTGTTTCCCGCGCCCGACGTCGAGGACATCGACGATCTGCTGCGGCGAGCCGACACCGCGCTCTACGAGGCCAAGGAGGGCGGCCGGGACCGCACCTGCCTCAGCCCGTCTCCGACGCCGATTCCGACCCAGGCGGCCGGAAGCTGA